CTGGGCCTGTCGTGACCCCCGGGTCCATCACCCCGGGGCGCTGGCGCGCCGCCGCCCTGGGGGCCCTGTGGACGCTGGTCGCCGCGACCCTCGCGCTGGGCGCGTACAGCCTGTGGCGCGCGGGCCTGGACGACCAGTTCGCGTGGCTGGCGACCCTGCGCGCCCTGCTGGCCGCCGTGATTCTCGTGTGGTGGACGCAACTCCTGGCGCGCTACACGCTGGCGCAGCCCACCCCGGACGGGGACGGCGTGCTGCGCTCCCTGCGCGGCCTGTTCCCGTGGCTGACGTCCCTGCGGCTGGCGCTGTGGGCCCTGAGCGCCCTGGTGTACCTCAGCGGCAGCGTGAACGCGAACCCGGTCGCGCTGACCGCCATCGCCAGCATCGAACTGGGGTTCATCCTGGCGAAGAACGCCGTGTACGGCAGCCTCGTGCGCGCCGCACCCCACCCGGAGGACCCGGCGGCCCGCGCGCGGCTGCTGTCGTGGCTGAACGTCGCCGCGCCCCTGAGCCTCGCACTGGGCGTCGTGAACGTCGTACCCGTCGCGGGCCTGGGCGGAGCACCCGACGCGGTCAGCCTGGGCGTGTACGGCCTGCACGCCCTGCTGGACGTGGCGGCCACCCTGTTGGCCCTGAAGGCCGTGCAGACCGCCCCACAGCCCCAACCGGCCTGAACGAGAAGAAGGCGCGGCCACCACGTTCCGGGGGCCGCGCCTTCCTGTGAATGGGGGTTACGCGCTGAGCGGCAGCACGACCGCGCGGGCCTTCTCGCCGTCCGCGCGGGGGCGCAACGTCAGGACCAGCAGCGTCGTGTCGGCCCGCAGCAGGTACGGCAGCCAGGAGTGATTCAGGGTCGCCAGGGCGCGGGAGGCTTCACTGGCCGGGACGCCGCGCAGCACCAGCACCGCGCGGTTGGCCCCCGCGTCGCTGTACAGGTCGGCCGCGCCGAACAGGTCCTCCCCGGACAGGGAACGGAATTCAAATTGATGATTGCGCCTCAGCAGGTGCATGGGGTTCTCCTTGAAACTGACTTGGATGCCACCAGCCTACCCGGTGACCCGGTGGCCTTTGTCCCCACCGTGCAGAAGTTGTCCAGCATGTCCGTCCCACGCAGCATGCCCCGCGTGTGTCAAACGGGTGTGAAAGAACCGTGTGCAGTATGGGCGGCCCCTACACTGGGCGTCGTGAGTGCCCCCATCAGCGACCTGCTGCGCGAATACCAGGAATACGTGCTCGCCTACCGCCTGCGCCGCGCCGTGGGCGGCCGCGTCACGCCGCCCGGCGAGCAGCTGCGCCTGAGCGAGTACGCCGCGCTGCGCCTGGAACGCCAGGACCTCGCCCGCTCACTGGTGCGGCGCGGTCTGGACGGCGCGCGCATGCGCCGACTGGACACCCTGAGCGACCAGCTGATGTTCGGCTTCTGGCTGAACCCCTCGGAGGTCGCCGCGTTCCTGCGCGCCGCGATCCGCGAGGGCAGCCACCCCGCGCTGGGCGACCCGGCCGCGTTCGCGCGCCTGCTGACGCCCGCCGAGCAGGCCCGCCTCGGGGCAGGCGGCGTCGCGCAGGTGTGCGCGCATCACATCGCGTGCTTCGCGCTGGCCGCACCGATGCTCGACCCGGACGGCCTGAACGCCGCGTGGCAGCGGATCGAGGCGACCCGCCCGCCCCTCTTCCTGGACGAACTGCAGCAGCCCGCCCCGTAGCTGCTCACCTGAGGCAGCGGCCCGCCGCGCGGCGTGATTCACTCGGCGCATGACCGCTGCGTTCGGAACGGCCCTGCTCGGCGCGCTGCGCGCCCTGCTGCCCCGCGCCTGCCCCGGCTGCGGCGCGCAACTCGGCGCGCACACCGGACTGTGCCCCGCCTGCCGCGCCGCCCTACGCCCCCAGGTGCAGGCCCACAGTCCCCTGCGCGCCCGGCCGGAACCGCACCTCGTGACGCTCGGCCCCTACAGCGGCGTGCGCCGACGCGCCGTGCGGGAACTGAAATTCGCGCAGGCCCGCGACCTCGCCCGCATTCTCGGCGAGGCGCTCGCCACCGGCGTTCCCGCCGACTGGAACGTGCAGGCCGTCATTCCCGTCCCGCTGCACCCCGACCGGCAGCGCCAGCGCGGCTTCAATCAGGCCGAACTGCTGGGCCGCGCCCTGGCCAGCGCCCTGGCGGTCCCCTGCGTTCCCGCCCTGATCCGCACGCACGCCACAGCCCAGCAGGCCCGGCGGCACGCCGCGCAGCGTGAGGACCTGCACGGCGCGTTCCGCGCGCACGAGGGCTTCCTGCCCAGCGGCCCGGTCCTGCTGATCGACGACGTCCTGACCACCGGGCACACCGCGCAGGCCTGCCAGGACGCGCTGAAACAGGCGGGCGCGCCGCAGGTGTACGTCGCCGTCGTCGCCCGCTGACGCGAAAAGCGGGAGCGCAGCGGGCTCTTCCCGTCCCCCCTCCCGCCCTGGCCTGCGTCAGCTCAGGCGCTCGCCTGCCGTCACGGCGTCCGGCAGCCAGTTCTCGCGGGGCGGCAGCGGGCAGGTCCAGCCGTCCCCGTACGCGCAGTACGGATGGTACGCCAGATTGAAATCCACCCGCACCAGCGCGCCGTCCCCACCCAGCTGCCGGTCCAGTGGGGCGTCCAGGTAACGGCCCGCGCCGTACGTGGTGTCGCCACTGGTGGCGTCGCGGAACGGAATGAACACCCGCTCCGGGCGATCCTCACCCAGCGGGGCGAAGACCAGCAGCGTCCGCTCGCCGTCGGGCAGGGGCAGCTGCACATGCCCGACGCGGGCCATGGTGCGCGTCTCGCCGGTGTTCGTCTCCAGCGTCCACTCGGCGCCCCCGTCCTGCGGCAGCGGGTCGAGCAGCACCGTGAACGCCCACGCCTCGTCCGGCGGGAAGTACGACAGGCCCGCGAACGCCGCCGGGTCCACCGGACCGCGCCCCGCCGCGAAATGCTCGTCCTTGCGGCGGCGGAAGTCCAGCACCGCCGCCTCGTACGCCGAGGCGGTCACGTTAGAAATCCACCCGCACGCGCTCCCCGGCGTACTCCACGACGTCCCCACGGCGCAGTTTCTTGCGGCGCCGAGTCTCGATCTCACCGTTCAGGCGCACCTCGCCGCCCTGCACGCGGAACTTCGCCTCGCCGCCCGTCTCCACCATGCCGCGCATCTTCAGGAAGTCCTGAAGGTCGATCGTGTCCTGCTCGGGATACCCTCGTTCACCAGTCATGCCGCGCAGCGTAGCAGCGCCCCGCCCCACCTGTCTGTGATGGGATTGTGGGATGTGGGCTCACTCTGGCGGATTCCGTCTGTTCCGCTGACGACCCGGAAGGGCGCCGGGTCGTCAGCTCCACGCCCGGACCCCGCATGTCTCCCACTCGCTCCGCTCGGACTGGACTGGTCGTGCCGACCAGCCCAGCGGAGTCACAGCTTGTACTGCGCGCTGAACAGTTTCAGGTCGGCGTCGTCCACCTTGCCGTTGCCGTCCAGGTCGCCGATGCTGGTCGACTTGCCGTAGTTGTTCATCAGCAGCGCCAGGTCGGTCAGGTCGATCTTCCCGTCGCCGTTCAGGTCCGCGCCGCTCAGGCGGGCGCGGGCGCTGGCTGTCGTCCAGTCGGTGAGGTTCCACTCGCGGGTCAGTTCGGCGCGGATGGCGTCCTGCAGGTTCAGCGGGCCGCGCGGGTTGAACTCGATGCGGCGCTCGGTGCCGCTGCCGAAGCTGCGGGCGGCGACGTCCGGACTGAAGGGCGCGGCGCCGCCCAGCGTCAGGATGGGGCCGCCGCTGGTGTCCAGCGTGACCGGGAAGTCCGGCGTGGACAGGGCGGCCAGCGCGGCCTGCACGGCTTTCGTCAGTTCCTCGCCCTGCGGGCGGAGTTTGACGGTCACGGCACCGGCGGTCCCCGCGAGGGTCAGCAGGGCAGGCAGCAGGAGGGTCCGGGCGCGCATCACTTGCCTCCTCTGGCGCCCAGCAGCGCCTCACGCAGTTTCGCGGGGTCGGTGATGTCGCCCGCCGCGACCTTCCCGGCGGTCACGGGGTACAGCCCCTGGTTGAAGCCCACGACCGGGCTGTCCAGCCTGGACGCGTACAGCAACGCCACGACCTCCAGCCCCGCGCGCAGGTCGGGCAGGCCGTCTACGCCTTTCAGGACGAACAGGGCGGGCTTGCCGTCCTGCTGAGGCAGCTTCGCGGCGTCCCCGGCGATGGTCTCGGTGACGGTCAGCGGGTACGCGAGGTACGTGACCTCCCCGTCCTTCACCTCGGCGGGGGTGCCCAGCGTGGCGCGGACGATCACCTCGGCCCGCTGCGCCTGCTGCGCCAGCGTCAGCGTGGGCGCCGTGGTCGCCAGGGCAGGGGAGAGCATGGTCAGGGCCGCGCCCAGCAGCAGCGTGCGCGCGTTCACTTGCCACCTCCGGTGCCGTCAGAAGGCGGAGGAGTGGGGTTCGGTTCGGTCTTCGGCGGGTCCGTCTTCGGGGCCTCGGTGGGCGGGGTGGTGTCCGTGCCGGTCTTCGGCGCGTCGGTCGGGGTGGAAGTGCCCGGCTGCGCGTCGCCCGGTTTCGCCTCCGGGGCTTTTTCCTGCGCCGCCTTTTCCTGGGCCGCTTTCTGCTCGGCGGCCTTCTGCTCGTCGAGTGTCTTCTGCTCGGCGGCCGTCAGTTTCTGCGCGAGCACCTTGCCGTCCCCGCCGCGCGCCTCGTAGCCCAGGTCGGGGCTGCTCAGGGTGACGGGCGCGCCCGGTTTCACGCTGATCAGCGCCACGCGCGCGCCGCTGCGGGGCACCGCCTTGAAGCCCAGGTCCACCGTCAGGCGCGGGCCGTCCTGCCGCCAGAACAGCAGCGCGCCCCCCTCCGGCTGCACGCGCGTGACCGTCACGTTCGCCGGCAGGGTCCACGTGACGCGCGCGGCCCGCACGCTGCGCGGCGCGGCGATCAGCAGCGGCACGCGCGTCTCGCCGCGGATCTCACCCGTCGGCAGGGTCAGGCTGAGGCTCAGCGGCGGCAGTTCCTGCACGTTCAGGGTGTAGGACTTCTGCTTGCTGCTCAGCGTGGAATCCGTGACCTCCAGCGTGAAGGTGTACGTCCCGGTCTTCGTGGGCGTGCCGCTCAGGGTTGTGCCGTTCCCGGTCAGGTTCAGGCCCGGCGGGAAGGTCCCCTCGATCTTGCGGATGGTGTACGGCCCCGCGCCGCCCGCGACCTCGATGGGCGCCGAATACGGTTCCTGGAGGTACACCGCGGGCAGGCCGCTGGCGCGGTCGTTGAAGTACAGCGCGTCGCGCGCACTGGTGCTGGAGGTGCCGGTCAGGTCCTGCCCGCAGGCACCCAGCATCAGGGGCAGCGCGCAGGCCAGCAGGACGCCCAGCCCCCGCCGGGCAGCGAAACGCGAATGTGCCATGCCCCGCAGTGTAGCCGCGCCGGGCCGCGCGGCGGTGAACGAACCGTGATACCGCCGGGCTCGCCGCAGCCCGAATCGTGCCCGACTTCCCGCACGGCCCGGCGGGAGCGGGTTTAGACTGCCGGGCATATGACGATCATGGATTCACTGCCCGCCGCGCCGCGCGTCGGCGAGACGCTGGGCCGCTATACCGTCGAACGGGTCGAACCCCTGCCGGAGATGCAGGGCACGCTGGTGCTGCTGCGCCACGAACTGGGCGCCCGGCACGCGCACGTGATCCGCGCGGACGACAACTCGGCGTTCGGCGTGACGTTCCCCACCGTCCCGCAGGACAGCACCGGCGTGGCGCACATCCTCGAACACGTCGTCCTGATGGGCAGCCAGCGCTTCCCGGTGCCGGACCCGTTCTTCTCGATGCTGCCCAGGTCACTGAACACGTTCATGAACGCCATGACCGCCAGCGACTGGACCACCTACCCGTTCTCCACGCGCAACGAGAAGGACTTCTTCAACCTGCTGGCCGTGTACCTGGACGCCACGTTCTTCCCGCTGATGCGCTACGAGAGCTTCCGGCAGGACGGCCACCGCTTCGAATTCGCCACCCCGGACGACCCCACGACGCCGCTGAAGTTGCAGGGCGTCGTGTACAACGAGATGAAGGGCGCCATGGCCAGCCCCGGTTCGGTCATGTGGCGCGCGTTCGGCAAGGCGCTGTACCCGGACCTGACGTACGCGAACAACAGCGGCGGCGCGCCCGAGGAGATCCCGAACCTGACCTACGAGGGCCTGCGGGCCTTCCACGCGGCGCACTACCACCCCAGCAACGCGTTCTTCTACACGTACGGGCAGCTGCCGCTGGCGCGCATCCTGGACGCCATCGAGAATCACGTCATGGCGCAGTTCGCGCCGCAGACGCTGGACGTCAGCATCCCCGACCAGCCCACCTTCGACGCGCCCCGCCACGAGAGCGCCGTGTACCCCGGCACGGACGTCGAACGCGGCGCGCAGGTGCTCGTCGGCTGGAAACTCGGGCATTCCAGCGACCCGGACCTGAACCTGCGCTGGAGCGTCCTGAGTGACGTGCTGCTCGGCAACCCCGCCGCGCCCCTGACCCGCCCGCTGATCGAGTCCGGGCTGGGCAGCGCCCTGGCGGACGGCAGCGGCTATCGCGACAACTTCCGCGAGGGGGCCTTCGCCGCCGGACTCAAGGGCCTCCCCGCCGGGAAGGCCGTCGAGGTCGAGACGCTCGTGCTGCGCACCCTGGAGGACATCGCCACGCAGGGTATCGAGCCGGAACTGATCGAGAGCAGCCTCCACCAGTTCGAGATCGCGCAGAAAGAGGTCAGCAACAGCGGCTACCCCTACGCGCTGGGCGTGATGTTCCGCCTGCTCGGCCCCTGGATGCAGGGCGGCGACCCCGTCACCGGCCTGCGCCTCGACACTCAGCTCTCTCGCCTGCGGGCCGACCTCGCGCAGGGCGCGGTGTTCGAGCCGATGCTCCGTGACCTGCTCGCCAACCCGCACCGCGTCACGCTGGAAGTCACGCCCGACCCCGCCCTGGCCGAACGCGCCGAGGCCGACGAGGCCGCGCTGGTCGAGCGTCTCAGCGCCGACTTCACCGACGAGGACCGCGCCCGCATCGTCGCGGACAGCCTGCGCCTGAAGGAACTTCAGGGTCAGGAAGCCGACCGCAGCGTCCTGCCCACCCTGGGCCTGGACGACATCCCCACCGCCGCGCCCGCCGTGACCTACCACACCGAGCAGCCCGGCCGCGCCCGCGTGGCCCGCGCCGCGCAGCCCACCGGCGGCCTCACGTACCTGGACGTGCAACTGCGCCTCCCGGCCCTGCCGGACGACCTGCTGGACGCGCTGCCGCTGTACACCTTCGCCGTGACCCGCAGCGGCGCCGCCGGGCAGGACTACGTGAGCCTCGCGCGCCGCATCGAGGCCGTCACGGGCGGCGTGGGCGCCGCCGTCGGCGTGGGCACCCCCCCGGACGACCTGAACGCCGTGCGCCTCGCCGTGACCTTCAGCGGCAAGGCCCTCGCCCGCAACGCCCCCGCCCTGGTCGAGGTGCTGCGCGACCTGATCAATGCGCCCGAATTCACCCGCGACCGCCTGGAGCAACTGCTCAAGCAGCGCCTCGCGGGCCTGAAAGCCAGCGTCGTGCAGGCTGGGAACGCCTACGCCGAACGCCTCGCCGCCGCGCAGCTGAACGCCACGGGCGCCGTGCAGGAACGCTTCAGCGGCCTGACCGCCCTCGCCACCCTGAAAGCCACCGTGGAAGGCGAAGGCGGCCTGGACGACCTCCTGGAGCGCTTCGGGCGCCTGCGGGACCTGATCCGCACGGCGGAACCCCTCCTCGCGCTGACCGCCACGCCCGACGACCTGAACCTCGACCTGAGCCCCCTCACGGACCTGTTCAGCGGCGACGCCCCCGTCGGCCGCCCCGCCCCCACCCTGCCCACGCGCGCCCCGCAGGCCCGCACGACCGACGTGCCCGTCTCGTACAACGCCGTCGCGTTCCCCACCGTCCCCTACACCCACCCCGACAGCCCCGCCCTGCTCGTCCTGTCCCGCGTGCTGCGCAGCGAGTACCTGCTGCCCGAACTGCGCGAGAAGGGCGGCGCGTACGGCGGCGCCGCCAGCTTCGACCCGCGCGAAGGCGTGTTCGCCATGAGCAGCTACCGCGACCCGCACGTCACCCGCACCTACCAGGTGTTCAAAGACGCCCGCACCTTCCTGAACGGCGACCTGGGCGAACGCGAACTGACCGAAGCGATCCTCTCCGCCAGCAAGATTCTCGACCCCCTCACCAGCCCCGACACCGCCGGCCGCCGCCGCATCTACGGCGACCACGCCGGCTACACCCAGGACCTCGAACAGACCTACAAAGCCCGCCTGCTGGCCGTCACGCTGGACGACCTGCGCCGCGTCATGGACACGTACCTCATCGAAGGGCGCGCCACATACGGCGTCGTCACCGGCCGCGACCCCAACAGCGACGACCTCGCCGCACTGGGCCTGACATTCGACGTGCAGGCCATCTGAGGGGAGTAGGGAGTGGGAAGTAGGTAGTAGGAACAGCACAAGGGCAGGGGCCACCTCCACATGCCGGAGGTGGCCCCTGCCGCGTCGTTCAGCCCTGAAGGCGGGTCAGGGCGGCCTGCACTACGTTGTCCACGCCGCCTGCCAGGAACGATTCCGGCGCGGCGGGCACGCGCACGTCCACCACGCTGCCGTGCCCTTCGATCAGTTCGCCGGACGGACGGAACGACGCCATGGACGCCGCCCGGAACTGCAGGCCACTGGGCAGCGCGTGGACGCGCGGGGAACCGCTGCCGCCCCCGCTCGTCTCGCCCAGCAGCGTGACGCCCGGCAGCCCCTGCACGCCACTCAGGAAGATGTCGGTGGCGCTGAAGCACTGGCCGTCGGTCAGGACGACCACCGGGCAGGTCACGCGAGGCTGGTCCGGCGCCGCCGGGTGAACCACCTGCGCGTACCACCCGCTGAACGACCCGGCCGGAGGCGTCCACGTCGGCCGGAACGCGGCCATGGTCTCCCCGACTGCCGCCCGCTCCTCGTCCGTCCAGTGCGTGCCGTCCACAGGGTGCAGGTGACGGCCCGCGAGCCGCTCGGCACCCTCGGCGTCCAGCTGGCGGCTCGCGGCGACATTCACGACCCGCGGCCCGGCCTCGCGGGGCAGCAGCGCCCGCAGCAGCGGCAGGAACACGTCCCGCATGCCACCGGGGTTCCCGCGCACGTCCACGATCATCCCCCGCGCTGGCCCGAATTCCGGCAGCCACCGCGCGATCTCCGGCGCGGCGCGGGGCGTCATGGTCGGCAGGCGCAGGTACCCCACGTCACCGATCCAGCGGGACTGCGGCGCGGGCCACACGCCGTACTCTGGCCGCTCCGGCACCACTGGAACCTGCACTTCCCGGCTGACCGACCCGTCCGAGAGCGTCAGGGTCGCCGTGTCCGTCTCGGGCCGTCCCAGGCGCCGCCGCGACTGCTGGATCAGGTGCAGGCCACTCACGGTCCGCTCGCGCCGCCACGACGCGCCGCTCCCTGCGACCAGCGTCCCCACCTGGGCCAGCCACGCCTCCACCCCCAGGCCATCGATGGCCGTCAGAAACGGAAAGTCCGGCAGCAGGAACCCGGACCGGTCAGTCCGCACGGCCACCACCCGGTCCCCGGACACGTGCATCAGCGCGGGAATCGCGCCGGGCAGCGGCCGGAACTCCCGCACGCGGGCGTGCCCGTCCACGCTGCGGGACAGCACGCCCTGCAGCGCCTGCGCCCACTCGCCCCGCTCCTGCCGCTCGGGCGCCCCCCGCAGCGCGTCCGCGAGCAGCCCCGGCAGTTCCTGCCCGAACCCGCTGGCGTGCAGGTAAGCGTAGTGATCCTCCAGCAGCCTCTGGAACGCCTGCGCGTCCCGTTCCGCTGCGGCCCGGTCTATCCAGTCTGCAGTCATTGACCGGCAGGATAGGGGCAGGGGCGCACCCTTAGGCCATTTGACCTGCCCCGCGCAGCACACAGCAGAGGCCCCCTCCGATCACTGGAGGGGGCCTCATCGTTGTACGTTAAATCTTCTTGAACAGCAGCGCGGCGTTCTGGCCGCCGAACGCGAAGGAGTTGCTCAGCGCGTACTCCACCTGCGCCTCGCGGGCCTCCAGGGGAATGTAGTCCAGGTCGAGGTCCGGGTCGGGGTCGGTGAGGTTGATGGTGGGCGGCAGGACGCCGGCCTTCAGCGCCTGCGCGACCGCGATGGCTTCCACGGCGCCCGCTGCGCCGAGCAGGTGCCCGGTCATGCTCTTCGTGGAGCTGACCGCCAGCTTGTGCGCGTGGTCGCCGAACACGTGCTTGATGCCCTGCGTCTCGTGCAGGTCGTTGAAGTGCGTGCTCGTGCCGTGCGCGTTGATGTACCCGACCTGATCGGGGTTCACGCCCGCCGTGGCGAGCGCCATGCGCATGGCGACCTGCGCGCCGCGGCCCTCGGGGGCGGGCATGGTGATGTGGTGCGCGTCGGCGCTGGTGCCGTACCCGACGACCTCGGCGTAGATGGTCGCGCCGCGCTTCACGGCGTGCTCGTACTCCTCCAGCACGACGACACCCGCGCCCTCGCCCAGCACGAAGCCGTCACGGGAGGCACTGAAGGGGCGGCTGGCGAGTTCCGGCTCGTCGTTGCGGGTGGACAGGGCCTTCATGTTCGAGAAGCCCCCGATGGCAATCGGCGTGATGGCGGCCTCGCTGCCTCCGGCGATCATGACGTCCGCCAGGCCCAGCTGGATGTACCGCGCCGCGTCCCCGATCGCGCCCGTACCCGTGGCGCAGGCGGTGACGACCGTGCTGCTCGGGCCGGTCGCGCCGTAGCGCATCGCGACGTGCCCGGTGGCCATGTTCGCGATCATCATCGGGATGAACATGGGGCTGATGCGCCCCGCGCCGCGCGAGTGCAGCACCCCGGCCTGATCCTCGAAGGTCTTCACGCCGCCGATGCCGCTACCGATCACGGTGCCGGTGCGCTCGCCGCGCAGCTGCTCTTCGCTCAGGCCGCTGTCCTGCACGGCCAGCTCCGCGCCCGCCAGGGCCAGCTGCACGTACCGGTCGAGTTTCTTCGCCTCGCGCGGATCCACGAACGCGGACAGGTCCTCGTTCACCTCACCGGCGATCTTGCTGGCGGTGTCCGCCGGGTCAAAGCGCGTGATGGTCGCAATCCCGCTCTTCCCGGCCCGCTGCGCCTGCGCGAACGCCTGCGCGCCCACCCCGATGGGCGTGACCGGCCCCAGGCCCGTGATCACCACCCTTTTCAGTCCTGAAACACCCACTGGCTTCCCTCCTGACTGGGCGCGCCCACAGGGGCCACCCGGAAAAAGTAGAGGCGGGAGGCGGATCTGTGCCCGCACCCCGCCCGCCCTACGTCCTGTGCGGACTTCTGCGGCGTCACTGAACTCCGCTCCGGGCACTCCGGCAAACCGCGCCTGCGTGCCCTGCGCTGCGTTCAGCGCCGCCCTCTCCCTGCTCGCTCCGCTCGGGTCGGGCTGGCCCGACCGGGGAAGTTACTGCTTGCTCTCGATGTAGTCGACAGCGGCCTGCACGGTGCGGATCGTCTCGGCGTCCTCATCGCTGATGGTGATGCCGAACTTGTCTTCCAGACCCATGATCAGTTCCACGGTCTCCAGGCTGTCCGCGCCCAGGTCCTCCACGAAGCGGGCCTCGGGGCTCACCTTGTCGGCGTCGACACCCAGCTTGTCCACGATCACGTCTTTCACATCATCAAAAGTTGCCATGAGTTCGTACCTCCTGATACTGAAGTCTGCGCCAGTCTACACGCGGCGCCCATGAGAGTCGGCTGATTTGAACAGGGTCCAAAGGACCGGAAAAAGGCGGGTATGACGCAGGGTCGGCACCGGGAGTTCCCTCGCGGACCGGTGTGGGTCGCCCTCGGGACCGGTGCCCTCAGGCGCCCTGAACCCCGTTCAGTGAGGGTTCAGCCCGCCGTCCACGCCGATGGTCTGCCCCGTGATGTACCCCGCGCCGTCGCTGGCGAGGAACGCCACGAGCGCCGCGACCTCCTGCGGCTGCCCGAAGCGCGCCAGGGGAATGCCGCCCAGGTACGCCTGCTGCACATTTTCAGGCAGTTGCGCGGTCATGTCGCTCTCGATGAAGCCGGGCGCCACGGCGTTCACGGTGATGCCGCGCCCGCCGTACTCCTTGGCCAGCGCCTTGGTCAGGCCGATCAGGCCCGCCTTGCTCGCCACGTAGTTCGCCTGTCCGGGGTTGCCCATCAGGCCCACCACGCTGGCGATGTTGATGATCCGGCCCGAGCGGGCGCGCATCATGTGCTTGATCGCCGCGCGGCACGCCATGAACGCGCTGGACAGGTTCGTCTGGAGGACGGCGTCCCAGTCCTCGTCCTTCATGCGGATCGCGAGGGTGTCCCGCGTGATCCCGGCGTTATTCACGAGGACGTCCAGGCGTCCCATGGTCTTGATGACGTCCTCGACGAGCGCTCCGGCGTTCGCGGGGACGGTCAGGTCGGCCCCGAACACCTCGGCGCGGACGCCGTGCTTGGCGGCCTCGTCGGCGACCCTGCGGGCCTCGTCGGCGTTCCGGCCGTAGTGAATGGCGACGTCGAAGCCGCTGGCGGCGAGGTTCAGGGCCATGGCTCTGCCCAGGCCCCGGCTGCTGCCGGTCACCAGGGCGACTTTACGGGGGGTTTCGGTCATGGGATCTCCAGTGCTTGAGGCTTCAGTGCAGTCTGCACGCCCCGCAGGTGGTGCAGGTCGTGGTACAGGGTGAAGAAGGCCAGTTCGCGCGCACTCACGCGGCCCAGCAG
This region of Deinococcus sp. JMULE3 genomic DNA includes:
- a CDS encoding ComF family protein, with the translated sequence MTAAFGTALLGALRALLPRACPGCGAQLGAHTGLCPACRAALRPQVQAHSPLRARPEPHLVTLGPYSGVRRRAVRELKFAQARDLARILGEALATGVPADWNVQAVIPVPLHPDRQRQRGFNQAELLGRALASALAVPCVPALIRTHATAQQARRHAAQREDLHGAFRAHEGFLPSGPVLLIDDVLTTGHTAQACQDALKQAGAPQVYVAVVAR
- a CDS encoding DUF1684 domain-containing protein, producing the protein MTASAYEAAVLDFRRRKDEHFAAGRGPVDPAAFAGLSYFPPDEAWAFTVLLDPLPQDGGAEWTLETNTGETRTMARVGHVQLPLPDGERTLLVFAPLGEDRPERVFIPFRDATSGDTTYGAGRYLDAPLDRQLGGDGALVRVDFNLAYHPYCAYGDGWTCPLPPRENWLPDAVTAGERLS
- a CDS encoding RNA-binding S4 domain-containing protein — its product is MTGERGYPEQDTIDLQDFLKMRGMVETGGEAKFRVQGGEVRLNGEIETRRRKKLRRGDVVEYAGERVRVDF
- a CDS encoding Ig domain-containing protein, encoding MAHSRFAARRGLGVLLACALPLMLGACGQDLTGTSSTSARDALYFNDRASGLPAVYLQEPYSAPIEVAGGAGPYTIRKIEGTFPPGLNLTGNGTTLSGTPTKTGTYTFTLEVTDSTLSSKQKSYTLNVQELPPLSLSLTLPTGEIRGETRVPLLIAAPRSVRAARVTWTLPANVTVTRVQPEGGALLFWRQDGPRLTVDLGFKAVPRSGARVALISVKPGAPVTLSSPDLGYEARGGDGKVLAQKLTAAEQKTLDEQKAAEQKAAQEKAAQEKAPEAKPGDAQPGTSTPTDAPKTGTDTTPPTEAPKTDPPKTEPNPTPPPSDGTGGGK
- a CDS encoding insulinase family protein, whose product is MTIMDSLPAAPRVGETLGRYTVERVEPLPEMQGTLVLLRHELGARHAHVIRADDNSAFGVTFPTVPQDSTGVAHILEHVVLMGSQRFPVPDPFFSMLPRSLNTFMNAMTASDWTTYPFSTRNEKDFFNLLAVYLDATFFPLMRYESFRQDGHRFEFATPDDPTTPLKLQGVVYNEMKGAMASPGSVMWRAFGKALYPDLTYANNSGGAPEEIPNLTYEGLRAFHAAHYHPSNAFFYTYGQLPLARILDAIENHVMAQFAPQTLDVSIPDQPTFDAPRHESAVYPGTDVERGAQVLVGWKLGHSSDPDLNLRWSVLSDVLLGNPAAPLTRPLIESGLGSALADGSGYRDNFREGAFAAGLKGLPAGKAVEVETLVLRTLEDIATQGIEPELIESSLHQFEIAQKEVSNSGYPYALGVMFRLLGPWMQGGDPVTGLRLDTQLSRLRADLAQGAVFEPMLRDLLANPHRVTLEVTPDPALAERAEADEAALVERLSADFTDEDRARIVADSLRLKELQGQEADRSVLPTLGLDDIPTAAPAVTYHTEQPGRARVARAAQPTGGLTYLDVQLRLPALPDDLLDALPLYTFAVTRSGAAGQDYVSLARRIEAVTGGVGAAVGVGTPPDDLNAVRLAVTFSGKALARNAPALVEVLRDLINAPEFTRDRLEQLLKQRLAGLKASVVQAGNAYAERLAAAQLNATGAVQERFSGLTALATLKATVEGEGGLDDLLERFGRLRDLIRTAEPLLALTATPDDLNLDLSPLTDLFSGDAPVGRPAPTLPTRAPQARTTDVPVSYNAVAFPTVPYTHPDSPALLVLSRVLRSEYLLPELREKGGAYGGAASFDPREGVFAMSSYRDPHVTRTYQVFKDARTFLNGDLGERELTEAILSASKILDPLTSPDTAGRRRIYGDHAGYTQDLEQTYKARLLAVTLDDLRRVMDTYLIEGRATYGVVTGRDPNSDDLAALGLTFDVQAI
- a CDS encoding S41 family peptidase, which translates into the protein MTADWIDRAAAERDAQAFQRLLEDHYAYLHASGFGQELPGLLADALRGAPERQERGEWAQALQGVLSRSVDGHARVREFRPLPGAIPALMHVSGDRVVAVRTDRSGFLLPDFPFLTAIDGLGVEAWLAQVGTLVAGSGASWRRERTVSGLHLIQQSRRRLGRPETDTATLTLSDGSVSREVQVPVVPERPEYGVWPAPQSRWIGDVGYLRLPTMTPRAAPEIARWLPEFGPARGMIVDVRGNPGGMRDVFLPLLRALLPREAGPRVVNVAASRQLDAEGAERLAGRHLHPVDGTHWTDEERAAVGETMAAFRPTWTPPAGSFSGWYAQVVHPAAPDQPRVTCPVVVLTDGQCFSATDIFLSGVQGLPGVTLLGETSGGGSGSPRVHALPSGLQFRAASMASFRPSGELIEGHGSVVDVRVPAAPESFLAGGVDNVVQAALTRLQG
- the fabF gene encoding beta-ketoacyl-ACP synthase II is translated as MGVSGLKRVVITGLGPVTPIGVGAQAFAQAQRAGKSGIATITRFDPADTASKIAGEVNEDLSAFVDPREAKKLDRYVQLALAGAELAVQDSGLSEEQLRGERTGTVIGSGIGGVKTFEDQAGVLHSRGAGRISPMFIPMMIANMATGHVAMRYGATGPSSTVVTACATGTGAIGDAARYIQLGLADVMIAGGSEAAITPIAIGGFSNMKALSTRNDEPELASRPFSASRDGFVLGEGAGVVVLEEYEHAVKRGATIYAEVVGYGTSADAHHITMPAPEGRGAQVAMRMALATAGVNPDQVGYINAHGTSTHFNDLHETQGIKHVFGDHAHKLAVSSTKSMTGHLLGAAGAVEAIAVAQALKAGVLPPTINLTDPDPDLDLDYIPLEAREAQVEYALSNSFAFGGQNAALLFKKI
- the acpP gene encoding acyl carrier protein, with the protein product MATFDDVKDVIVDKLGVDADKVSPEARFVEDLGADSLETVELIMGLEDKFGITISDEDAETIRTVQAAVDYIESKQ